CGCGGCGACGCACGACCGGCTCCTGGCGCAGGAGTGCCCACATGGAGATGATCAGTCTCGGATATGGCAGCTTGCCGGCCGGCGCAAGCGCGGGAAGGCTGCGCCAAAGCACCAGCGCGAGCACGCCGACGGCAGCTGCCAGGCCGCCATAGAACCAGCGCCAGCCCAGCGCCTGCGCCGTGAGGCTTGCCATCGGACGCGACAACAAGATGCCGAGCATGAGCCCGCTCATGAGCTTGCCGACCACTTCGCCGCGCTGGCGCTGCGGGCTCAATGCTGCGGCCATCGGCACGAGCATCTGCACCGCACTCGCGGACACGCCCGAGGCGAAACACGCAGCAAGAAAAAGCGGCACGCTGCTCGTCGTGCCCAGTGCGCCCAGTGCGCCCAGTGCGAGCACGTCGAGTGTGAGCATGCCCAGGATCAACGAACGACTCTCCGCCACGTCAGTGAGCGGCACCAGGAAGAAGAGCCCGCCGGCATAGCCCAGCAACGTCAGCGTGGTCATCAGGCCCGAAGTGCCCGGTCGCAGGTGCATGGACTGACTCAATGCCGGCAACAGGGCCTGGGAGGCAAACAGGCCCAGCACGACGATGCCGACGGCGACCGAGAAAAGCAGCGTGCGGCTGGCGTGCCCGCCACTGGAAGGCGGGCCTTCGCGGCGGCGTATGGATGGAGAAGTGAATGGCATCGGCGTTCCTTTCGGCGTCGCCTGGATGCTGACCTTGATGCCACCGATGAAAAAGACATGGCGCCAAACACATTGTTTGCCTCCATGCTCCAATCCCGCCCATGAAGCACCTCCCCGACATCGCCGTCTTCGTCCGCGTGGCCGAGTGCGGCAGCTTCACGGCCGCAGCCGAAGTCCTGGAGTTGTCGCGGCCCGCGGTGAGTCAGGCCATCAGTCGGCTCGAGCGGCACCTGGGCGCGCGGCTCCTGAACCGGACCACGCGCAAGCTGAGCCTGACAGAGGCCGGCACGCACTTGCAGCGGGCCTCGCGTGCCGGCATCGACCTGATCGCCGAAGCAACGCTGCGGATCTCGGCTTCGCAGGCCAGGCCGAGCGGCAGGCTGCGCATCACGGCACCGGTTGCGTTGGGGGTGTTGCATGTGGCGCCGCTGCTGGCGGATTTCGGCCGTCTCTACCCCGATGTCGAGGTCGCGCTGCGCATGAACGACAGCATCCAGGACATCGTGGATCAAGGCTTCGACATGGCGATCCGGGTCTCGAACCCGGCAGACTCTGGGCTGGTGTCCCGCCAGTTGGCGCCCATCCGCCACTACGCCTTTGCCGCGCCCGAATACCTTGCCAGGTACGGATCGCCCACGACGCCCCAGGACCTGGCCGAGCACCGTTGCCTGGTCCACAGCGACGTCAAGCCGTCACGCGAGTGGCGCTTCGTGTCCGAGAGCGGCGAGGTAGAGACGGTGGTGGTGCGCAGAGCCGTGCAGGCGGACAACAGCCTTGCATTGCGCGAAGCGGTGCTGGCGGGCGCCGGCATCAGCGTGGGGCCCGACTACCTGATCGCCGCAGATATCCGAGCCGGGCGGCTCGTGCGTCTCTTTCCTGGCCGAGGGCTGCACAAGTTCGGGGTCTACGCGCAATACCCTGCGCGCCGACATGTGGCGTCCAGTGTCAGGGCGTTCATCGAGTTTCTTGCGCGGGAGCTCCATGACGGGCGGCGCTGGCAAGGTGTCGAGGGCAGCGAAGGAGCTTGATCTCGTGGCGATGGTCGCAATGCCCCATTGGCCTCAGCGGCGGCCCTCGGGCGGCCGCAACGTGCGCGCCATGCGGCCGAGCGTCGCGCGCAGGTAGACGGACTGCCGCAGGTCCCGCAGCAGGGGCGGCATCGAGACCGCAAAGAGCAGCGCCGACAGCGGCACGACCCAGATGAACCCGACGTACTTGAAGCCTGCGGCACCCACCAACCCGCCCAGCAGGAACATCGTCAGGAGCATTCCGAACAGGCGCAGCTTCGCGCGGTTGGCGCGCACGTGGGCGCGCGGCGGCGTACCTGCCTGGTTCCAGTAGACGAGCTTGCCCAGCTCGATGCCGAGATCGGTGATCACGCCGGTCATGTGCGTGGTCCGGATCTGCGAGGACGACACTTTGCTGACCAGCGCGTTCTGCAGTCCCATCAGGAAAGCCAGCAACAACACGGTGAACGGCACCGCGAATGGCGTCGGACGGTTCAAGGTCGTGGCGCCGACCAGGCCGAACAGCAACAGCAGCATCGCTTCCAGCAACAGGGGCAACGAGAAGCCGCTGCGCAGCTGATGCTGGCGCGCCAGGTTCACCATCACTGCCGTGCACGCTGCGCCGCAGACGAAGGCCGTCAGTGCGCCCGTCGCGCCGAGCACGAGCGCCATGTTGCCGAGCACGATGTTGTCCGCAAGCATCGAGACAAAGCCCGTCATGTGCGAGGTGTACATGTGGACCACCAGGAAGCCGCCGGCGTTGACAGCGCCCGCGACAAAGGCGAGCAACAGCCCGAGCAGCCGGTTGATGGACGGCGTACGGTGCCGGCCGGTGAGAAAGCGCAGGCGCCGCATGGTTCACCCGACCGGCGGGGGACCGATCAAGGTCGCGACGCCGTGCGGACGACCCTTCAACTGGCGGTTGCCGGCAGGCAGAAGAAGCAGGCGCTCGGGGCCGCGGGCTGCGGCTCTTCCGCGAGACCTGCGGCCACCAGCGCGCCGGTCGCTGCAACAGTCGCAAGAACGAAGACCATTGCCTTGAGCATTCGGCTCTGAATAGATGTCATGGGGATCAACTCCTGGAGGGATGCGTACGATGGCCTAGCGAAGCACCAACACCGGCAGTTCCGAATGTGTCAACACGTGCTGCGTCTCGCTCCCGAGCAGCAGGCGCTTGATGCCCTTGCGGCCGTGCGACGCCATGACGATCAAGTCGCTCTTGTGCTTCTTGGCAGCGGCGATCACGGCGTCCCCCACCAGGTCCGAGTTGACGGTTGCCGTCTTGCTCCTGACGCCCGCGGCCTGTGCCAGCGCGGTGGCCTCGTCCAGCCTGCCCTGCGCAGCTTCGGCCCATTGCCGCTCGATGCGCGCGACCTCGTCGTGCGAAAAGACCATCGCGCCGTCGAAATAGTTCTTGGGGTAGCGGGGCACGACGGTGACTGCCACCAGGTCGGCATCGTTCTGGGCCGCAAGCTCGACGGCGCTTTTCACGGCCTTCTTCGAGAGCGCGGAGCCGTCTGTGGCGACGAGGATGCGTTTGAACATGGTCTTTCTCGATTCACAAGGATGGATGGATGCTGCAAGCGTACGAAACGAGTCCGAAGGGGGTTTGATCCAGATCAAGGCTGGGATGCATGCGCCCCCATAGCCTTGCGCGATGCAAGCCGCAGTTGTGTCCCGCCCATCCGCCCGCGAGGAACCCGTATCCGCCGATGGCGCCGCACAGGCGAATTGGTCGCTGCTGGACGACCCGGCCGAGTGGTCGGCGTTCGGGCGTTCGCTCGAGGGCGAGCCTGCCACCGGCCTCTGGGAGTCGCAGGTGGTGGTCGAAGGCATGCATTGCGCAGCCTGCGCCTTCACGGTCGAGGCGGCGCTCGCCTTGGTGCAGGGCGTCGAGAAAGCTGAAGTGAATGCCGCAACCCGGCGCGCCCGTGTCGTGTGGTCGGCCGCGGCTGTGAAGCCCTCGCGCTGGTTTGCAGCGTCCGCGGCCGCCGGCTACCGGCTCGTGCCGGCCGGTGACATGTTCGTGCGCGAACGCCGTTCGCGCGAGGCGCGGCTCGCGCTCTGGCGCTGGCTGGTCGCCGGCTTCTGCATGATGCAGGTGATGATGTACGCCTATCCCGCGTACATCGCGCAGCCCGGAGACATGACCCCCGATGCCGCGCAGCTGCTGCGCTGGGCCTCGTGGGTGCTCACGCTGCCGGTGATCATGTTCTCGTGCGGCCCGTTCTTTCGCAGCGCACTTCTCGATCTGCGCGGTCGCCGCATCGGCATGGACCTGCCGGTCGCGCTCGGGATTGCGATCACCTTCGTCGTCAGCACCGCAGCCACCTTCGATGACACCGGCCCGTTGGGGGGCGAGGTCTACTTCGACTCGCTCACGATGTTCGTGTTCTTCCTGCTCACCGGCCGCTGGCTCGAGTCACGGCTGCGCGAGCGCACGGCCGGCGCGCTGGAGGCGCTGATGAACCGACTGCCGGACAGCGTCGAGCGACTCGGCGCCGACGGAATGTTCACGCGCGTGGCGGTGCGGCGCCTCGCGCTCGGGGACATCGTGCGCGTGCTGCCGGGCGAGGCCTTTCCGGCTGACGGCGTCATCACCGCCGGCGATACCACTGCGGACGAGGCCTTGTTGACCGGCGAATCGCGTCCCGTGCCGCGCCCCTGCGGCGCGCGCGTATTGGCCGGCAGCCACAACCTGGCCTCGACGGTGCAGATGCAGGTCGAGGCGCTGGGGCCGGGCACGCGCTTCGCGCAGATCGTTGCGTTGATGGAGAGCGCCTCGGTGCAGAAGCCCCGTCTCGCGCGGCTGGCCGACCGGGCAGCGCGGCCCTTCATGCTGGCGGTCCTGGCCGCAGCCTCGTTGGCCGCAGCGTTCTGGTGGCCGATCGACCCCGGCAAGGCGCTGATGGTCGCCGTCTCGGTGCTGATCGTGACCTGCCCCTGTGCGCTGTCCCTGGCGACGCCCGCCGCCATGCTCGCAAGCGCAGGCCGGCTGGCGCGCCGCGGCGTGATGGTGCGCAACCTGCAAGCCCTGGAGGCGCTCGCTGCAGTAGATACCGTGCTCTTCGACAAGACCGGCACGCTCACGCGAGATGTTCCCCGTCTCGAACGGGTCTATTGCAGGAAAGGCATGCGCCCGGGCGACGCCGTCGAACTGGGGGCCGCGCTCGCGGCGCAGTCGCTGCATCCGGCCGCCCGGGCACTTGCGAACGCCTGGGCCGCGCAGTTTCGGTCACCGCCTGCCTGGGAGCTCCTTCAGTTGACAGAGCATGCGGGGCTTGGCCTCGAAGGGCGGGTGCGCCGCAAGGAAGGCAGCGGCGAGGCCACGCGTCGCGTGCGCATGGGCTCGGCAGCGTTCTGCGGCGTAGCGGCACTGCAGGTGGAAACCGCGCAGGTCCATCTGAGCGACGGGCAAGGCTGGATCGCCAGCTTCGTCCTGGTCGAGGACCTGCGTCCCGACGCCGCTGCCGCCGTCGCCGCGCTCGAGGCGCAGGGTCTCTCGGTCCATCTTCTCTCGGGCGACCGGGAGGCCGTGGCGCGCGAGCTCGCCGGCCGCGCGGGCATCCGGCACGCGCGAGGTGACTGCACGCCGGAGCAGAAGTTGGACTTCCTGCAGCAGCTCCAGGCCCAGGGCCGACATGTCGCGATGGTGGGCGACGGGCTCAACGACGGTCCGGTGCTCGCGCATGCACACGCCTCCTTCGCGTTCGGCAACGCAGTGCCGTTGGCGCAGGCGAGGGCGGACTTCGTCGTGCTGGGCGGCTCGCTCGACGCCATTGCGCAATCGATCGCCCAGGCGCGCCGCACCTTGCGCATCGTGCGGCAGAACCTGGGGTGGGCTGCGGGCTACAACGCGTTGTGCGTGCCGCTGGCTGTCGCGGGCTGGCTGCCGGCCTGGCTCGCTGGCTTGGGCATGGCGGCGAGCTCGCTGCTCGTGGTGCTCAACGCCGCGCGCCTGGCGCGCCCTGCCGAGGCCGTGCGCTGATGGACATCCTCTTTCTCCTGATTCCTTTTTCCGTCGTGCTCGTCCTGGTGATTCTGGGCGGGCTCTGGTGGGCCATCGAGCGTGGTCAATTCGACGACGTCGAGGGCGAGGGCGAGCGGATTCTGCGCAACGATTGATTTGCATCAAACAGCGGTACAGCGCTCGCCGGGACACTCGCTGCAGTTCACGAGAAGGCCAGAAGATGCAAGTATCCAATCCTCCCGCAGCGGTCTACAGCGACACCGTCGTGCGGCAGTTCGCCCTGATGTCGGTCGTGTGGGGCGTGGTCGGCATGCTCGTCGGCGTGATCATCGCGTCGCAGCTGGCATGGCCCGAGCTCAACTTCGGCATTTCGTGGCTCAGCTACGGCCGCTTGCGGCCGCTGCACACCAATGCGGTGATCTTCGCCTTCGGCGGCTGCGCGCTGATGGCGACCAGCTTCCACGTGGTGCAGCGCACGTGCCAGGTTCGCCTCTTCGCGCCGGCGCTGGCCTCGTTCGTCTTCTGGGGCTGGCAGGCCGTGATCGTCGCCGCCGCCGTCAGCCTGCCCATGGGCTACACGAGCGGCAAGGAATACGCGGAGCTCGAATGGCCGATCGACATCCTGATCGCACTGGTCTGGGTGGCCTATGCCGTCGTGTTCTTCGGAACGATCGGCATCCGCAAGGTGCGCCACATCTACGTGGCCAACTGGTTCTACGGCTCCTTCATCATCGCCGTTGCGCTGCTGCACATCGTCAACAGCGCCGCGATCCCTGCCGGCTGGATGAAGAGCTACTCGGCCTATGCCGGCGTGCAGGACGCGATGGTGCAGTGGTGGTACGGCCACAACGCCGTCGGCTTCTTCCTCACGGCCGGCTTCCTCGGGATGATGTATTACTACATCCCCAAGCAGGCCGGCCGGCCGGTGTATTCGTACCGGCTCTCGATCGTGCACTTCTGGGCGCTGATCTTCACCTACATGTGGGCGGGGCCGCACCACCTGCACTACACCGCGTTGCCGGACTGGACCCAGTCGATCGGCATGGTGTTCTCGCTGATCCTGCTGGCACCGAGCTGGGGTGGAATGATCAACGGCGTCATGACCCTTTCGGGCGCCTGGCACAAGCTGCGCACCGATCCGATCCTGCGCTTCCTGATCGTGGCGCTGTCGTTCTACGGCATGGCGACCTTCGAGGGGCCGATGATGTCGATCAAGACGGTCAACGCGCTCTCCCATTACACCGACTGGACCGTGGGCCACGTGCATGCCGGCGCGCTCGGCTGGGTGGGGCTGATCTCGATGGGTTCGCTCTACTACCTGATCCCGCGGATGTACAGCCGCACCGAGATGCACAGCGTCAAGGCCATCGAGCTGCACTTCTGGATGTCCACGATCGGCATCGTGCTCTACATCGCCGCCATGTGGATCGCCGGCGTCATGCAGGGCCTGATGTGGCGTTCCGTCAATACGGACGGCACGCTCACCTACACCTTCGTCGAGGGCGTGAAGGCCACCTTTCCCTACTACGTGGTGCGCCTGATTGGCGGCCTGCTCTACCTGGGCGGCATGCTGGTCATGGCATGGAACGTCTGGATGACCGTCATCGCAGGGCGCTCGGCACCCGCATCGATTCCGCTGCCGGCAGCCGCCCACGCGTGAGGAAGAAGAACATGAACTCGAACGAACCCAAGTCCGGCTTCTCGCACGAGAAGATCGAGACCAACAACTTCCTGATGATCGTGCTGATCCTGCTGGTCGTCGCCGTCGGCGGCCTGGTGGAGATCGTGCCGCTCTTCTTCCAGAAGTCGACGACCGAAGCGGTGACGGGCATGCAGCCGCCGACTTCGTTGCAGGTGCTGGGCCGCGACGTCTATGTGCGCGAGGGCTGCTACAACTGCCACTCGCAGATGATCCGGCCGTTCCGCGCCGAGACGCTGCGCTACGGCCACTACTCCGTGGCCGGCGAGTTCGTCTACGACCACCCGTTCCAGTGGGGCAGCAAGCGCACCGGCCCCGACCTGCAGCGCGTCGGCGGGAAGTACAGCGACGAGTGGCACCGCATCCACCTGGTCAACCCGCGCGACGTGGTGCCCGAATCGAACATGCCGGCCTACGCCTGGCTCGAGAAGGCGCCGCTGGATGGTGCCGAGGCGGCCACGCACATGCGGGCCCTGCGCCGCGTCGGCGTGCCCTTCACCGACGAGCAGCTCGCCAAGGCGGCGGCCGATGTGAAGGGCAAGACCGAGATGGACGCGCTGGTCGCCTATCTCCAGTCGCTCGGCCTCGCGCTCAAGTAAGGAGCAGGCAATGGACATCACCGTCTTGCGAATCGCGGCCACGCTGGCCTCCTTCGCCACCTTCATCGGCATCCTCGTGTGGGCCTTCTCGCGCCGCAGGGCGGAGGCTTTCGAGGATGCAGCCCAATTGCCGTTCGAACAGGACTGAGAGAACCCCATGAGCGATTTTTTCAGTGACTTCTGGTCGACCTACGTGGCCGTGGCCACGCTCGGCAGCATTGCGCTGTGCGCACTGCTGCTGTGGCTGGTGGCCAGGACGAAAGTCCCGGGCGGGCCCGATCAAACGACCGGCCATGTGTGGGACGAGGACCTGCGCGAGGCCAACAATCCGATGCCGCGCTGGTGGATCGGCCTTTTCGTGATCACCATCATCTTCGGCCTGGTCTACCTGGTTGCCTATCCGGGCCTGGGCAGCTACAGGGGCGAACTCGCCTGGAGTACCGAGAACGAGTATGCGAAGGACCTTGCCAAGGCCAAGCGCGAGCTCGAGCCCGTCTACGCCGCCTACGCGGCCATGCCGGTCGAGCGCGTGGCGGGCGAGCCGGCCGCGCTGGCGATCGGCGAGCGCCTGTTCCTGAACAACTGCGCGCAGTGCCACGGCTCGGATGCGCGCGGCAGCAAGGGCTTCCCCAACCTGGCCGACGGTGACTGGCTGCACGGCGGCACGCCCGACAAGATCAAGGCGTCGATCACCCAGGGGCGCACCGGCGTCATGCCACCGATGGCCGAGGCGGTCGGCACCCCGGAGGACGTCAAGAACGTCGCCAACTACGTGCTGAGCCTTTCCGGCAGCCCGCATGATTCGGTCCGCGCCGGGCTGGGCAAGAGCAAGTTCAGCGCCTGCGCGGCCTGTCACGGCGTCGCGGGAGCGGGCAACCCGGCGATAGGCGCCCCCAATCTTGCCGACCGGATCTGGCTGCATGGATACGGCCAGGAAGCCATCATCTCGATCATCAACACCGGCAAGACCAACCAGATGCCGGCGCAGCAGGGGCGCCTGACAGAGGCGCAGATCCATGTGCTGGCCTCCTACGTCTGGGGCCTGTCGAACAAGCCGGTCGTGGCTCCCTAGGCCGGTCATGAAGGATGCCGCTTCCGCTTCCGCATCGGCCAGGCCCGCGCGGCGGGTGATTCCGATCGCCACCGCCGAGAAGGATGGTGGACTCTTCGTCGCGCACCAGAAGGTGTACCCCCGTACGGTGAGCGGCATCTTCGCGCGCTGGCGCTGGGCGATGGTGTTCCTCACGCAGCTCGTCTTCTATGGCCTGCCCTGGATCGAGTGGGGGCAGCGCCAGGCAGTGCTGTTCGACCTGGGCGCGCGACGCTTCTACATCCTCGGGCTGGTGCTGTACCCGCAGGACCTCATCTACCTGACCGGGTTGCTGGTGATCTCGGCGCTCTCGCTCTTCCTCTTTACCGCGGTGGCGGGGCGGCTGTGGTGCGGCTACGCCTGCCCGCAAACGGTCTACTCCGAGATCTTCATGTGGGTCGAGCAGAAGATCGAAGGCAACCGCATCGCCCGCATGCGCCTGGATGAGGGCGACTTCTCGCTCGAGAAGCTGGTCAAGAAGTGGTTCAAGCACATCGTGTGGCTCGGCATTGCGCTGTGGACCGGCTTCACCTTCGTCGGGTACTTCACGCCGATCCGGGAGCTGGGCCTGGAATTCCTGCAGACCCGCATGAGCTCGTGGGAAGTGTTCTGGGTCTTCTTCTACGGCTTTGCGACCTACGGCAACGCGGGCTTCATGCGCGAGCAGGTCTGCATGTACATGTGTCCCTACGCACGCTTCCAGAGCGCCATGTTCGACCGGGATACGCTCATCGTGAGCTACGACAACGAGAGGGGCGAGCCACGCGGCGTGCATGCCAAGGGCAGCAACGCGCGCGCACAGGGCCTTGGCGACTGCATCGACTGTTCATTGTGCGTGCAGGTCTGTCCGACCGGGATCGACATCCGCAAGGGGCTGCAGTACGAGTGCATCGGCTGCGGGCTGTGCGTGGATGCCTGCAACACCGTGATGGACAAGATGAAGACACCACGCGGGTTGATCCGCTATGCGACCCAGAACGGCATGGCCGGCCATTGGACGCCCAGGCAGGTGCTGCGCCGCGTGCTGCGCCCGCGGGTGCTGATCTACACCGGCCTGCTTGCCGCACTGACGATCGGTCTGCTGGCGAGCCTGGTGGCCCGCACGCCGCTGAAGGTCGATGTGGTGCGGGACCGGGCATCGCTCGCGCGCATCGCCGAGGGCGGCCAGCTCGAGAACGTCTACCGCCTGCAGATCATGAACGCGACCGAGCAGCCGCAGCGCTACCGCATCGAAGCCAGGGGCCTCGAAGGTCTCAGCGTATCGCCGGCCGAGCCGCTCGAGGTCGGTCCTGCGCAGTCGCGCTGGGTCGCGGTACGCCTGCAGGTTCCGTACGGCAGCGCCGCCGCAGGGTCCCACGTCGTCCATCTCGACGTGCGCTCCGTCGAGGGCAGCGCGCAGGTGTCGGAGAAGGCCACCTTCATGGTGCCCCGTTGAGTTCCAAAGGAGACGAGATGGACGATTGCGCGATGACTGCTCCGAAGAGCGAACCCTGGTGGCAGTTCCCGCTGCTGTGGATGGTGATAGCCGGGCCCGCCGTGGTCATCGTCGCCAGCTTCGTGACGCTCTGGCTCGCGCTGCGCACGCCCGATCCGGTGGTGGCGCCGGACTACTACCGCCGGGGTGCCGAGATCAACAAGGAGCTCGCCGCCAAGAACCTGATGCCTGCGCTGGCAGGGCGCAACCATGCGGCCACGCCGGACGCGGATCTGCCCGCACCGAGGCGTTGAAGATCATGAAGTCCCACGACTGGATGTCGATCCTCTGGCCGGCCTTCCTGCTGGCGAGCGTTGCCGAACTGCTGGTTTTCGCGCTGGTCGACCCCAGCGACCTCCATTGGGGCGGCGAGGATATCGGCTTGTCCCGGCAGGCTGTCTATGCGGCCGGCTTCTTCATCTTCTGGGTGCTGGCGACCGGCTCGAGCGCGCTCACGCTGCTGCTCACCAAGCGCGCGGACGAGCTCAACCGCCCGGCGGATTGACGATGCGCTGCAGTGCATCGGCGTCGACGATGCGCAGCTTGCGCTTCTCCACCTCGACGATGCCGTCTTCCATGAACTTCGACAGCGTCCGGCTCACCGTCTCGAGCGTGAGCCCGATGTAGCTGCCGATCTCCTCGCGCGTCATGCGAAGTACGAACTCGGACCGGGAGAATCCGCGCGCGTGCAGCCGCTGGACAAGGTTCAGGAGAAAGACCGCGAGGCGTTCCTCGGCCCGCATGCTGCCCAGGAGCAGCATCACGCCGTGCTCGCGCACGATCTCGCGGCTCATGATCTGGTGCACGTGGCGCTGCAGGGAGGGAACCTCGCGCGAGAGCTGCTCGATGCGATGGAAGGGCATCACGCAGACT
Above is a window of Variovorax sp. RA8 DNA encoding:
- the fnr gene encoding fumarate/nitrate reduction transcriptional regulator Fnr, coding for MKAEHIKVACSSCNLRELCMPAGLEPSELKRIDEIVATRRKVRRREALFRNGEPFTSLYAIRTGVFKTRVATEDGRDQVTGFQMAGEIIGLDGIVNNQHTCDAIALEDAEVCVMPFHRIEQLSREVPSLQRHVHQIMSREIVREHGVMLLLGSMRAEERLAVFLLNLVQRLHARGFSRSEFVLRMTREEIGSYIGLTLETVSRTLSKFMEDGIVEVEKRKLRIVDADALQRIVNPPGG